One Pseudomonas lalucatii genomic window carries:
- a CDS encoding GlxA family transcriptional regulator codes for MSAYQALKQPAEVAIQSIGFLLTDNFSLITLAAVLEPLRRANQFSGSDLYRWRTLTMDGRPVRANSGMLVSPDGAATSEDDLDALIICGAENIQRCCDPEQIRLLQRHADQGTHLGSLGSGSWLLANAGLLDGYECCTSWEYRVDMQEAFPGIVLSTRHFVLDRDRYTAGNGSDGADMMLQLIMRSHGPVLAEAISDTLVLERIRSEQVPQRLTLRQTMGSSQPKLQEAIGLMEANLEEPIELVKLASFVGLSRRQLERIFCQHVQCSPSRYYLKLRLLQARQLLKQTTLSILDIASSCGFVSAQHFSKCYREHFGSAPSIERQGRAQRLRAVVH; via the coding sequence ATGTCCGCTTACCAGGCGCTGAAGCAGCCGGCAGAGGTTGCGATCCAGTCGATCGGCTTCTTGCTCACCGACAATTTCAGCCTCATCACGCTGGCCGCGGTGCTGGAACCGTTGCGCCGGGCCAATCAGTTTTCCGGCAGCGACCTGTATCGCTGGCGAACCCTGACGATGGATGGCCGACCGGTGCGCGCCAACAGCGGCATGCTGGTATCGCCGGATGGCGCCGCCACGTCCGAGGACGATCTGGATGCGTTGATCATCTGTGGCGCGGAGAACATCCAGCGCTGCTGCGATCCAGAACAGATTCGCCTGCTGCAGCGGCACGCCGATCAAGGCACCCACCTGGGTAGCCTGGGGTCTGGCAGTTGGCTTCTGGCCAACGCCGGTCTGCTGGATGGCTATGAATGCTGCACCAGCTGGGAGTACCGGGTCGATATGCAGGAAGCCTTTCCCGGCATCGTACTCAGTACCCGGCATTTCGTACTGGATCGTGACCGCTACACCGCGGGGAACGGCAGCGACGGGGCAGACATGATGCTGCAGCTGATCATGCGCAGTCATGGTCCTGTCTTGGCCGAGGCGATCAGCGATACGCTGGTGCTGGAGCGCATTCGCAGTGAGCAAGTGCCACAAAGACTGACGCTGCGGCAGACCATGGGCAGCTCCCAACCGAAGTTGCAGGAGGCGATCGGGCTGATGGAAGCGAATCTCGAGGAGCCCATCGAGCTGGTAAAGCTGGCCAGCTTTGTCGGCCTGTCCAGGCGACAGCTCGAGCGCATCTTCTGCCAGCACGTGCAGTGTTCGCCGTCTCGTTACTACCTGAAGTTGCGACTGCTGCAGGCACGCCAGCTGCTGAAGCAGACGACCCTTTCGATCCTGGACATCGCCTCCAGTTGTGGCTTCGTTTCGGCGCAGCATTTTTCCAAGTGCTATCGCGAGCACTTCGGGTCAGCTCCCAGCATTGAGCGCCAAGGTCGTGCGCAACGCTTGCGCGCGGTCGTGCACTGA